A DNA window from Corvus hawaiiensis isolate bCorHaw1 chromosome 11, bCorHaw1.pri.cur, whole genome shotgun sequence contains the following coding sequences:
- the DNASE1L3 gene encoding deoxyribonuclease gamma, translating into MKMLLFFLLSLFHFTPSLSLKICSFNVKSFGETKIAKPEVVDVVVKIVSRCDIMLLMEIKDSKNRVCPLLVEKLTSQLTGPKEEYRCVASERLGRNSYKEQYVFIYRQNQVSVKQTYQYPDTQPGDEDVFSREPFAIWWQSPKTAVSEFAIIPLHTTPDTAVREIDELYDVYLDVKQRWKTENFIFMGDFNAGCSYVPQKQWKNIRLRTYSEFLWLIGDKNDTTVKNSTRCAYDRIVVSGQKLIQAVVPHSANIFDFLEEFQMTEEQALGVSDHFPVEFELKAKSGFFNWLRSKFSKKRRPKKSRRSRS; encoded by the exons ATGAAGATGTTGCTCTTCTTCTTACTTTCACTCTTCCATTTCACCCCATCTCTGAGCCTAAAAATCTGCTCCTTCAATGTGAAGTCTTTTGGAGAAACTAAAATAGCCAAACCTGAAGTTGTCGATGTCGTGGTAAAG ATCGTTTCCCGCTGTGACATCATGTTGCTGATGGAAATAAAGGACAGCAAGAACCGTGTTTGTCCTCTCCTGGTGGAGAAGCTCACCAG CCAGCTGACGGGGCCGAAGGAGGAGTACAGGTGCGTGGCCAGCGAGAGGCTGGGAAGGAACAGCTACAAGGAGCAGTACGTCTTCATCTACAG GCAAAATCAGGTATCGGTGAAACAAACTTACCAGTACCCTGACACCCAGCCTGGGGACGAGGATGTCTTCTCCAGAGAGCCCTTCGCCATCTGGTGGCAGTCTCCCAAAACCG CTGTCAGTGAGTTTGCTATTATCCCTCTGCACACCACACCAGACACAGCAGTGCGGGAGATTGATGAGCTCTATGATGTGTACTTGGATGTCAAACAGCGCTGGAAAACCGAG AACTTCATCTTCATGGGGGACTTCAATGCTGGGTGTAGCTATGTTCCCCAAAAGCAGTGGAAGAACATCCGTTTGAGGACTTACTCCGAATTCCTCTGGCTAATTGGTGACAAAAATGACACAACGGTGAAGAACAGCACAAGATGCGCATACGACAG GATTGTGGTCAGTGGACAGAAGCTCATCCAGGCTGTGGTGCCACACTCTGCCAATATCTTTGATTTCCTGGAGGAGTTTCAGATGACTGAGGAGCAG GCGCTGGGGGTGAGTGACCATTTCCCAGTAGAATTTGAGTTAAAAGCAAAAAGTGGCTTCTTCAACTGGCTGAGATCGAAGTTTTCAAAGAAGAGGAGACCAAAGAAGAGCCGCCGATCAAGATCATGA